A section of the Deinococcus aerolatus genome encodes:
- a CDS encoding HNH endonuclease: MRERKGDWKIRDKATGKARSLHRVLAEQLPAWLLAPGAIVHHRDGTNNDPGNLLVLPNQRSHAHIESHLRSANHGMPSLFPELFRDVTEDRRGMLFEGVIP, from the coding sequence GTGAGGGAGCGTAAGGGCGACTGGAAAATACGGGACAAGGCGACGGGCAAAGCTCGCTCCCTGCACCGCGTCCTGGCCGAGCAGCTGCCAGCCTGGCTTCTGGCCCCCGGCGCAATCGTCCACCACCGCGACGGCACCAACAATGACCCGGGCAATCTGCTCGTGTTGCCCAACCAGCGCTCCCACGCACACATTGAATCCCACCTGCGCTCTGCGAACCATGGCATGCCCAGCCTGTTCCCTGAACTGTTTCGGGACGTCACCGAGGACCGCCGGGGCATGCTGTTTGAAGGCGTGATTCCCTGA
- a CDS encoding Lrp/AsnC family transcriptional regulator gives MLELDETDWHILKVLRIDGRTPFREIARQVGVTEGTVRNRVNVLTESGSIRIIAVADPISLGVPVLASTYLRIQPAALNEFCDRIQASPLVCYLGVGLGQRNVIVESMHPDIHSLFDFTQRFFHQSEVMEYDTVQVIDIRKTVWDWNTVNPEFQSQRAHQSQRPQIRPTQKAAHLTPVPRIDGGMK, from the coding sequence GTGCTTGAACTTGATGAAACCGACTGGCACATTCTGAAGGTCCTCCGAATCGACGGGCGCACGCCTTTCCGTGAAATTGCTCGGCAAGTGGGTGTTACCGAAGGCACAGTTCGTAACCGCGTGAATGTCCTGACCGAGTCGGGTTCCATCCGCATCATCGCTGTGGCCGATCCAATCAGTCTGGGGGTGCCAGTGCTGGCCAGCACCTATCTCCGCATCCAACCTGCTGCACTGAACGAGTTTTGTGACCGGATTCAGGCGTCACCGCTGGTGTGCTACCTGGGCGTGGGCCTGGGCCAGCGCAACGTGATCGTGGAGTCCATGCACCCGGACATCCACAGCCTGTTCGATTTTACCCAGCGCTTCTTTCACCAGTCGGAGGTTATGGAGTACGACACCGTTCAGGTCATTGACATTCGTAAGACCGTCTGGGACTGGAATACGGTCAATCCGGAGTTTCAATCCCAGCGCGCCCATCAATCCCAGCGGCCCCAGATCCGGCCCACCCAGAAAGCCGCGCACCTCACGCCCGTCCCCCGCATCGATGGAGGAATGAAATGA